One Drosophila virilis strain 15010-1051.87 chromosome 5, Dvir_AGI_RSII-ME, whole genome shotgun sequence DNA window includes the following coding sequences:
- the LOC26530865 gene encoding uncharacterized protein produces the protein MERGKRGAKSFIHKPAVRIGIVVLVVHAVCWIGWSSISPGVNNTNHAARANAQHQQIRAAMESNN, from the coding sequence ATGGAGCGTGGTAAACGTGGTGCGAAGAGCTTTATACACAAGCCAGCTGTTCGCATCGGAATTGTTGTTCTGGTTGTGCACGCTGTCTGCTGGATCGGCTGGAGCTCCATTAGTCCGGGTGTAAACAACACTAATCACGCGGCCAGGGCAAACGCTCAGCACCAACAGATCCGAGCCGCAATGGAAAGCAACAACTAA